The following are encoded in a window of Haladaptatus sp. R4 genomic DNA:
- the epsC gene encoding serine O-acetyltransferase EpsC yields the protein MIDRLKEDVQTAMRKDPAARHPLEVALAYPGLHAIWLHRIAHGVWSADHFIIARLISHLSRFLTGIEIHPGASIGRRFFIDHGDGVVIGETAEIGDDVMLYHGVTLGGDSMEREKRHPTVEDGVTIGTGATVLGPITIGKEANIGAGAVVLNSIPPHCTAIGNPAELTGDCTQTVREWEASLRDTDES from the coding sequence ATGATCGACAGGCTCAAAGAGGACGTCCAAACCGCGATGCGCAAGGACCCTGCGGCACGGCACCCGCTTGAGGTCGCGCTTGCGTATCCCGGTCTCCATGCGATCTGGCTGCATCGCATCGCACACGGCGTGTGGTCCGCGGACCACTTCATCATCGCCCGGTTGATTTCCCATCTCTCCCGATTTCTCACGGGCATCGAAATTCACCCGGGTGCCTCGATCGGTCGTCGGTTCTTCATCGACCACGGGGACGGCGTGGTGATCGGTGAAACCGCGGAGATCGGTGACGACGTCATGCTCTATCACGGGGTGACGCTCGGCGGTGATTCGATGGAACGCGAAAAGCGTCATCCGACCGTCGAGGACGGCGTCACGATCGGAACGGGTGCAACCGTACTCGGCCCCATCACGATCGGGAAGGAAGCGAACATCGGCGCGGGGGCCGTGGTGTTGAATTCGATTCCACCACACTGCACCGCGATCGGAAACCCCGCGGAACTCACGGGTGATTGCACACAGACGGTCCGTGAGTGGGAAGCATCACTCCGCGATACGGACGAATCCTAG
- a CDS encoding alpha/beta fold hydrolase codes for METKSLTTNYTERGTGSPLVFIHGGWLSEKMWGNQIERFEDEYRVITYDIRGHGRTGGSPKSTYSIDLFTEDLRRLLTDLSVEMPVLCGLSLGGMIAQKYASRYANDVSGIILANTVQSFPPLPLTHAQKELLFPKIQRHLMLYGLGPQLYFELSFPFFQLSQGHQWISLEQDTRNYVLSDVDRIRSDEFVKIFDAMYDCDLRNDIRITSPTLVITSDHEHHAVRKQNDQIAKNIRNSSQIEISNAGHLVNMDNSGAFNAKVYDFISGI; via the coding sequence ATGGAAACTAAAAGCTTGACGACGAACTATACGGAACGCGGCACGGGTTCTCCGCTCGTATTCATCCATGGTGGATGGTTGAGCGAAAAGATGTGGGGAAACCAAATCGAGCGATTTGAGGACGAATATCGCGTTATTACGTACGATATTCGTGGTCATGGTCGAACTGGTGGCTCACCCAAATCAACCTATTCGATCGATCTTTTTACAGAGGATCTCCGACGCCTGCTCACCGACCTTTCCGTCGAAATGCCTGTTCTTTGTGGACTCTCGCTTGGCGGCATGATTGCACAAAAGTATGCAAGCCGATATGCGAACGATGTTTCGGGGATTATTCTTGCGAATACGGTTCAATCGTTCCCACCGCTCCCGCTAACACACGCCCAAAAAGAATTGCTGTTTCCGAAGATACAGAGACATCTTATGCTCTATGGGTTGGGACCACAATTGTACTTCGAACTTTCATTTCCATTCTTCCAACTTTCACAGGGACACCAGTGGATATCACTCGAACAAGATACTCGGAATTACGTGCTAAGTGACGTCGATCGAATACGCTCCGACGAATTCGTGAAGATATTTGATGCGATGTACGATTGTGATTTACGAAACGATATTCGAATAACTAGTCCGACACTAGTGATTACTAGTGATCACGAGCACCATGCAGTCCGCAAGCAGAACGACCAAATCGCGAAAAATATACGAAACAGTTCTCAAATCGAGATCTCCAACGCGGGACATTTAGTGAATATGGATAATTCCGGAGCGTTCAATGCTAAGGTCTATGATTTTATTTCCGGTATTTAA
- a CDS encoding carboxymuconolactone decarboxylase family protein produces MTRSEELAEFKESLGELIEEAPELEQFVGFVESSEATSVIDHKTKELMSLAIGVVTRCDHCILWHTDAALEAGATHEEIVETLKIAVVMGGGPAMTYATVAYETLRALEAERET; encoded by the coding sequence ATGACACGATCTGAAGAGTTGGCAGAGTTCAAAGAATCGCTCGGGGAACTGATCGAAGAGGCACCCGAACTCGAACAGTTCGTCGGGTTCGTCGAGTCCTCGGAAGCGACGTCCGTTATCGACCACAAGACCAAGGAGTTGATGTCGCTCGCCATCGGCGTCGTCACCCGCTGTGATCATTGCATCCTCTGGCACACCGACGCCGCACTGGAGGCCGGTGCGACCCACGAGGAGATCGTCGAGACGCTGAAGATCGCCGTCGTCATGGGAGGTGGCCCGGCGATGACCTACGCAACCGTCGCGTACGAGACGCTTCGGGCGCTCGAAGCCGAGCGCGAGACGTAA
- a CDS encoding lamin tail domain-containing protein, translating into MTVLLVCGLTVALVVTPATAEITDSQQVTVTNVVDGDTLDVQYANGTTDTVRLLGVDTPETYGENTPDEWEGVPNTQAGKDCLHSEGENAKAFMKNNLEGKQITLKFDSESDHRGYYGRLLAYVYYGGADYNYKLVQSGQARVYDSTFTKSDSYYSAEASAQDAEQNAWGCRNVGDSGGSVSISRIHEDAAGNDNDNLNDEYVVLENTGTTSIDVTGWTVSDESGKTYTFSSSTLSPGQTVTLHSGSGSDTNSDVYWGRSGAVWNNGGDTVSVTDSSGASVATKAY; encoded by the coding sequence GTGACAGTATTACTGGTCTGTGGCCTAACAGTCGCACTCGTCGTCACACCAGCTACTGCCGAGATAACCGATAGCCAACAAGTGACGGTAACGAACGTCGTCGATGGCGATACCCTCGACGTTCAGTATGCAAACGGGACGACCGATACCGTTCGTTTACTCGGCGTCGACACCCCTGAAACGTACGGTGAAAATACTCCCGATGAGTGGGAGGGCGTTCCAAACACACAGGCCGGAAAGGATTGTCTCCACTCGGAGGGCGAGAATGCAAAAGCGTTCATGAAGAACAATCTCGAAGGGAAACAGATAACGCTCAAATTCGATTCCGAATCGGACCACCGCGGATATTACGGTCGTCTCCTCGCCTACGTTTACTATGGGGGAGCCGATTACAATTACAAACTCGTCCAAAGTGGTCAGGCTCGTGTGTACGATTCGACGTTCACCAAGAGTGACTCGTACTACAGCGCCGAAGCGTCGGCACAGGACGCCGAACAGAACGCATGGGGTTGTCGAAATGTCGGAGACAGCGGCGGGTCAGTGAGTATCTCACGGATCCACGAGGATGCAGCGGGCAACGATAACGACAATCTGAACGACGAATATGTCGTTCTGGAGAATACCGGTACGACATCGATCGACGTAACCGGATGGACCGTCTCGGACGAGTCCGGGAAAACGTACACGTTCTCCAGTTCGACGCTCAGTCCGGGCCAGACGGTCACGCTTCATTCGGGAAGCGGGTCGGATACGAATAGCGATGTGTACTGGGGTCGGTCGGGTGCCGTTTGGAATAACGGCGGTGACACCGTTTCAGTCACCGACAGCAGTGGAGCATCGGTCGCGACGAAGGCGTACTAA
- a CDS encoding oxaloacetate decarboxylase, translating to MTDYGAVLRERLDSDGLLVCPGVHDPLTAAVADAVGFDAIYMTGYGTSLSKTGYPDAGFITMPEMISNATNIQERIDVPLVADADNGYGNATNVVRTVREYIKAGVGAIHLEDQTFPKRCGHTKGRRVIPREEAVGKIAAAADVRDDRAPNFVLIARTDARGTGDGSLDEAIIRANEFLEAGADVAFVEGPTDESELEHVGREVDGPLVYNFVGETGTSPYVDLPSLESWGFDIVLFPIAATLSTIANVYSDFSDFADDPVAAMRRIDENFDAQPVGSFHEFAGFPEVIEWERQYLPDEEQDKYEGSLGDDLESD from the coding sequence ATGACTGACTACGGTGCTGTGCTCCGGGAACGTCTCGATAGCGACGGGTTGCTAGTCTGCCCTGGAGTTCACGATCCACTCACCGCCGCCGTCGCGGATGCTGTCGGCTTCGACGCCATCTACATGACCGGATACGGGACTTCGCTGTCGAAGACCGGCTATCCCGACGCTGGTTTCATCACGATGCCGGAGATGATCAGCAACGCGACGAACATCCAGGAGCGTATCGACGTTCCACTCGTCGCCGATGCCGACAACGGCTACGGAAACGCGACGAACGTCGTCCGGACCGTTCGGGAGTATATCAAAGCTGGTGTCGGTGCGATCCACCTCGAAGACCAGACGTTCCCGAAACGCTGCGGCCACACGAAAGGGAGACGGGTCATCCCGCGGGAGGAAGCCGTCGGGAAGATAGCGGCCGCGGCCGACGTTCGGGACGACCGCGCCCCGAACTTCGTTCTTATCGCCCGGACCGACGCGCGAGGAACCGGCGATGGGTCGCTCGACGAAGCGATCATTCGCGCAAACGAGTTCCTCGAAGCCGGTGCCGACGTCGCGTTCGTCGAGGGACCCACCGACGAATCGGAACTCGAACACGTCGGCCGGGAAGTCGACGGCCCCCTCGTCTACAATTTCGTCGGTGAGACCGGCACCTCGCCGTACGTCGACCTGCCGTCGCTCGAATCGTGGGGATTCGACATCGTGTTGTTCCCCATCGCCGCGACGTTATCGACCATCGCCAACGTCTACTCCGACTTCAGCGACTTCGCCGACGACCCCGTCGCAGCGATGAGACGCATCGATGAGAACTTCGACGCCCAGCCCGTCGGTAGTTTTCACGAATTCGCCGGATTTCCGGAGGTGATCGAGTGGGAGCGGCAGTATCTTCCCGACGAGGAGCAGGACAAGTACGAGGGTTCGCTCGGCGACGATCTCGAATCCGACTAG
- a CDS encoding HTH domain-containing protein, whose translation MGSDITRDMHVELFVRVNPSHGAEQQKQAVIDRLRTLERNGNIESVDVHVWGREFRLDGPLEGTDYHESISNHVNEFEQWLAENSVSMDGFFSHRDIDSSISDERYSVISLPFICLAVYQDDELRDLYPHRDSEMTYTVHDCLNRLETEGSRSGAR comes from the coding sequence ATGGGTTCCGATATTACACGAGATATGCACGTAGAACTGTTCGTCCGAGTAAATCCCTCACATGGAGCAGAGCAACAAAAGCAAGCAGTTATCGACCGGCTCAGGACGCTCGAACGAAACGGAAACATAGAGAGCGTGGACGTCCATGTCTGGGGGAGAGAGTTTCGATTAGACGGCCCGCTTGAGGGAACTGACTATCACGAGTCAATCAGTAACCACGTGAACGAGTTCGAACAATGGCTCGCTGAAAACAGCGTGTCCATGGACGGGTTCTTTTCCCACCGGGACATCGATTCCAGCATTTCGGACGAGCGCTATTCAGTCATCTCACTCCCGTTTATTTGCCTTGCAGTATACCAGGATGACGAACTACGGGATCTCTACCCCCATCGTGATAGTGAGATGACCTACACGGTTCACGACTGTCTCAACCGTCTCGAAACGGAGGGTTCTCGAAGTGGGGCACGATAA
- a CDS encoding cobalamin-independent methionine synthase II family protein, giving the protein MTTNDDRIRTTHIGSLPRPPELLDLLTKRQDGEAVDDDEWDATVADATRDIVERQAEVGIDIANNGEQSRVSFNWYVADRLSGIEGKREQELWADLQEFPEYADETFKTDVIDLSMQPVVTGPIEYTGQDEAEAELAGFRDALAATDADFEETFVTSASPSIVTATHVNDYYDSYEEFLFAAADAMAEEYELVVETGMTLQIDAPELLTVGQTSAYAGESLEDIKGATRLHVEALNEALSNVPEEQVRLHTCWGSYEGPHHLDMDLAEMLPEIYEADITGLSIEQANPRHQHEYRAFSEHPVPNGWTLIPGVVDVKTNIIDHPETIADRLERVADAVDDSTPLIAAPDCGFGTQAGLGMVSPEIAWEKLGALVDGAEIATERIR; this is encoded by the coding sequence ATGACCACGAACGACGACCGAATTCGCACGACGCACATCGGAAGCCTTCCCCGACCGCCGGAATTGCTCGATCTCCTCACGAAGCGCCAGGACGGCGAGGCCGTCGATGACGACGAGTGGGACGCGACCGTCGCGGACGCCACGCGCGACATCGTTGAACGGCAGGCCGAGGTCGGTATCGACATCGCAAACAACGGCGAACAGTCCCGCGTCTCGTTCAACTGGTACGTCGCGGACCGACTCAGCGGTATCGAGGGCAAGCGTGAGCAGGAACTCTGGGCGGACCTGCAGGAGTTCCCCGAGTACGCGGACGAGACGTTCAAGACGGACGTCATCGACCTCTCGATGCAACCCGTCGTCACCGGTCCCATCGAGTACACGGGCCAGGACGAGGCGGAGGCCGAACTCGCAGGGTTCCGCGACGCGCTGGCGGCCACCGACGCCGATTTCGAGGAGACGTTCGTGACCTCCGCGTCGCCCAGTATCGTCACCGCCACGCACGTCAACGACTACTACGACTCCTACGAGGAGTTCCTCTTCGCCGCCGCGGACGCGATGGCCGAGGAGTACGAACTCGTCGTCGAGACCGGAATGACCCTCCAAATCGACGCCCCCGAACTCCTCACCGTCGGTCAGACGTCGGCGTACGCGGGCGAGTCCCTCGAAGACATCAAGGGAGCCACGCGCCTCCACGTCGAGGCGCTCAACGAAGCGCTGTCGAACGTTCCCGAAGAGCAGGTCCGACTCCACACCTGTTGGGGAAGCTACGAGGGACCCCACCACCTCGATATGGATCTGGCCGAGATGCTACCGGAGATATACGAGGCCGACATCACCGGACTCAGTATCGAGCAGGCCAACCCCCGCCACCAACACGAGTACCGTGCGTTCTCCGAACATCCGGTACCCAACGGTTGGACGTTGATTCCCGGTGTCGTCGACGTGAAAACGAACATCATCGACCACCCCGAGACGATTGCGGACCGCCTCGAACGGGTCGCCGACGCGGTCGACGATTCGACGCCGCTGATCGCCGCGCCGGACTGTGGCTTCGGCACGCAGGCCGGACTCGGAATGGTTTCCCCCGAGATCGCGTGGGAGAAGCTAGGGGCGCTCGTCGACGGTGCCGAGATCGCGACCGAGCGCATCCGCTGA
- a CDS encoding universal stress protein has translation MDETEGAVYERVLVPTDGSRAAKRATEQAVELVKDSGGTVHALYVMDMGDAGFVAIPSDIKETRKRLEKKGQKFVNEVKKRASKSGVDCVTVVKSGIPEDEVVEYVHENDIDLVVMGRRGRSDPDKPLIGSTTKRVLGLSDVPVHVV, from the coding sequence ATGGACGAAACGGAGGGGGCGGTTTACGAGCGTGTTTTGGTGCCGACCGACGGGAGCAGAGCGGCGAAACGCGCAACGGAACAGGCAGTGGAACTCGTGAAGGATAGCGGTGGGACCGTCCACGCGCTCTACGTGATGGACATGGGGGACGCGGGGTTCGTCGCGATCCCGAGCGATATCAAGGAGACCCGAAAGCGACTGGAGAAAAAAGGACAGAAGTTCGTAAACGAAGTAAAAAAGCGAGCCAGCAAAAGCGGCGTCGACTGTGTTACCGTCGTAAAATCCGGAATCCCGGAGGACGAGGTAGTCGAATACGTCCACGAAAACGACATCGATCTGGTCGTGATGGGACGGCGGGGGCGGTCGGACCCCGACAAACCCCTCATCGGTTCGACGACGAAGCGCGTCCTCGGCCTTTCCGACGTCCCTGTTCACGTGGTCTGA
- a CDS encoding AbrB/MazE/SpoVT family DNA-binding domain-containing protein translates to MANQDDRTMWPPALFANQMQQASEDVAEQQVEMWKQMVSGNAGARDDELSKIRSLGSETAIFKTRVQSGGRISIPDAEREALDIAEGDIVQTIVIPMKNQSEETHE, encoded by the coding sequence ATGGCGAATCAGGACGACCGAACCATGTGGCCACCCGCACTGTTTGCAAACCAAATGCAACAGGCGAGTGAGGACGTAGCAGAGCAGCAGGTAGAGATGTGGAAGCAGATGGTATCTGGAAACGCTGGCGCGAGGGATGATGAGCTCTCGAAGATCAGATCGCTCGGGAGTGAAACCGCGATTTTCAAAACTCGCGTCCAGAGCGGCGGGCGAATCAGTATCCCGGATGCCGAGCGAGAAGCGCTCGATATCGCTGAAGGGGACATCGTCCAGACGATCGTCATCCCCATGAAAAATCAGTCGGAGGAAACCCATGAATAA
- a CDS encoding SDR family NAD(P)-dependent oxidoreductase, with product MNGLNEKTAVVTGAGSGIGRASARRLAEEGANVVIADVVEETGRETVDLIEDDGGNATFVEIDVSDVESVERMVDVAVDTYGSLDFAHNNAGILTGFVEMADIEEADWDKLLAINLKGIWACMRAELPVMEEQGSGVIVNTASEAGLVGMGGLASYSASKHGVVGLTKTAALEYATRGIRVNAIAPGPTKTNIQAGSVGSGSDPTSMPFDTSAMTDVPMGRVAEPEEMAGVVAFLCSSDASYITGHTLPVDGGQAAD from the coding sequence ATGAACGGACTAAACGAAAAGACGGCAGTGGTAACGGGAGCAGGATCGGGGATCGGACGCGCGTCGGCACGGCGTCTCGCGGAGGAGGGAGCAAACGTCGTTATCGCGGATGTGGTCGAGGAAACTGGACGAGAAACGGTTGATCTGATCGAAGACGATGGCGGTAACGCGACGTTCGTCGAAATCGATGTTTCCGACGTCGAGTCAGTCGAGCGGATGGTCGATGTGGCGGTCGATACGTACGGAAGCCTCGATTTCGCGCACAACAACGCGGGAATCCTCACCGGCTTCGTAGAGATGGCGGACATCGAAGAAGCGGATTGGGACAAACTCCTCGCGATCAATCTGAAGGGTATTTGGGCGTGCATGAGGGCCGAACTCCCTGTCATGGAAGAGCAGGGAAGCGGAGTAATCGTAAATACCGCTTCCGAGGCGGGACTGGTTGGGATGGGCGGACTCGCTAGTTATTCAGCCAGCAAACATGGCGTCGTCGGTCTAACCAAAACAGCCGCCCTCGAATACGCTACTCGGGGAATTCGGGTCAACGCAATCGCGCCGGGTCCGACGAAAACGAACATTCAGGCCGGGTCGGTGGGAAGTGGGAGCGACCCGACATCGATGCCGTTCGATACGTCGGCGATGACCGATGTTCCAATGGGACGCGTTGCAGAGCCGGAGGAAATGGCAGGTGTGGTCGCATTCCTCTGTTCGTCCGACGCCTCGTATATCACCGGCCACACACTGCCGGTGGACGGCGGTCAAGCAGCTGACTAA
- a CDS encoding TetR/AcrR family transcriptional regulator translates to MSSYPETEQRIREAAFRALVEHGYADLSIKDIGNELGQNPSIIYHYYDSKDDLLRSMLDVFVEIFVGQQNEQPIIDAEDELRRFVRQILHPTSAQVERAIFSPPSDIETAVSRVYVELWAHATWDDDFRKETTQAEDSLRTMITRILQAGIESGQFQSVDAELTADHICFLIEQGLHTRTTTNRDDAVERVLTIIDGIVADISRED, encoded by the coding sequence ATGAGCAGCTATCCGGAAACCGAACAGCGAATTAGAGAGGCCGCGTTTCGCGCGCTAGTCGAGCACGGATACGCGGATCTATCGATCAAGGATATCGGTAACGAACTGGGTCAAAATCCCTCCATAATATACCACTATTACGATAGTAAAGACGACCTCCTCCGCTCGATGCTCGACGTCTTCGTCGAGATATTCGTCGGACAGCAGAACGAGCAACCGATCATCGATGCGGAGGACGAACTGAGACGGTTCGTGAGACAGATACTACATCCGACATCAGCACAAGTCGAACGAGCCATATTTTCCCCACCGTCGGACATCGAGACGGCGGTTTCACGGGTTTACGTCGAACTGTGGGCGCACGCGACGTGGGACGACGACTTCCGAAAGGAAACGACGCAAGCAGAGGACAGTCTCCGGACGATGATCACCCGAATACTCCAAGCGGGGATAGAAAGCGGGCAGTTCCAGTCGGTCGATGCGGAACTGACGGCGGACCACATCTGCTTTCTTATCGAGCAGGGACTACACACACGGACGACGACGAACCGCGACGACGCCGTCGAACGGGTTCTGACGATTATCGATGGAATCGTAGCAGACATCTCCCGCGAAGACTAG
- a CDS encoding cytochrome P450 — protein MQSTDPVAGKSELPEAIRSPNGQLEPFEWYAEMRQRSPVHFDEQRQQWDLFQYEEVNHVLTDYESFTANRSGSENVTDDDGAMFQTMIMVDPPGHERLRGFVNERFQPGTLREYRPRIEELTEEVLDQIDGKDRFDFVDEFAIRLPITIIAELLGIPVKRRDEFKEWSDALVARPEDGSEASIKRSQERTQWAQQQMGQYFAQLLEERQDGSGDDLITLAATSEELSRGEQIGFCMLLLVAGNITTTNLLTNALWCFEERGMTDAIRTGEIDRKQAIEEVLRYRSPIQSLDRVALEDVELNGHQIREGDVVTAWLGAANRDPELFDAPEEFRPERRPNRHIAFGKGVHYCLGAPLARIEADVAFEVLLDRFETIEADLTDRQPLYSLYGLESLTCTIEE, from the coding sequence ATGCAGTCCACAGATCCGGTCGCGGGGAAGAGCGAACTGCCGGAAGCGATCCGTAGTCCAAACGGACAATTGGAGCCCTTCGAGTGGTACGCTGAAATGCGTCAGCGCTCTCCTGTACACTTCGACGAGCAGCGACAGCAGTGGGACCTCTTTCAGTATGAGGAGGTCAATCACGTGCTCACCGATTACGAGTCGTTTACCGCGAATCGATCAGGCTCCGAGAACGTCACGGACGATGACGGGGCGATGTTTCAGACGATGATCATGGTCGACCCACCGGGACACGAGCGACTGCGCGGGTTCGTCAACGAACGATTCCAACCGGGGACGCTCAGAGAGTATCGGCCTCGAATCGAGGAGTTGACCGAAGAGGTATTGGACCAAATCGACGGCAAGGACCGATTCGATTTCGTCGACGAGTTCGCAATACGGCTTCCGATAACGATCATCGCTGAACTGTTGGGAATTCCTGTCAAACGTCGTGATGAATTCAAGGAGTGGTCGGACGCACTCGTCGCGCGTCCCGAGGATGGATCCGAAGCTTCGATCAAACGGAGCCAAGAGCGGACTCAGTGGGCACAACAACAGATGGGTCAGTACTTTGCCCAGTTGCTCGAAGAGCGCCAAGACGGAAGCGGGGACGATCTCATTACGCTTGCCGCGACGAGCGAGGAGTTGAGCAGGGGAGAACAGATCGGTTTCTGTATGCTCCTTCTCGTTGCGGGGAATATCACGACGACGAACCTTCTGACGAACGCCCTCTGGTGTTTCGAGGAGCGGGGAATGACCGATGCGATTCGAACCGGAGAGATCGATCGAAAACAGGCGATCGAGGAGGTGCTCCGATATCGCTCTCCGATTCAATCGTTGGACCGTGTTGCGTTAGAGGACGTCGAATTGAACGGGCACCAGATTCGGGAAGGAGACGTCGTAACGGCGTGGCTGGGTGCGGCCAACCGTGACCCTGAACTCTTCGATGCTCCCGAAGAGTTCCGTCCCGAGCGACGTCCGAATCGCCACATCGCATTCGGAAAGGGTGTCCACTACTGTTTGGGCGCGCCGCTCGCACGAATCGAAGCGGACGTCGCGTTCGAAGTACTGCTCGACCGATTCGAAACGATAGAGGCGGATTTGACGGATCGACAGCCGCTATACAGCCTGTACGGTCTCGAATCGCTCACGTGCACCATCGAGGAATGA
- a CDS encoding MaoC family dehydratase — MSKNESSLDPTRSITKSWLEASGHVLNSFVEVNRASLAAFGFSTGENSVDDEPEYSEQPTWSFERSVEEPDNISLGDTVEFTKTLTDMDIGAFAQASGDTNPLHLDDEFAMQTRFGGRIAHGTLVSGLISAALARLPGLTIYLSQDLEFLRPVEPGETLTAVVEVIDILDDNRYSLSTFVYNEDDLEIIKGKSTVLIDELPDSEQESK; from the coding sequence ATGAGCAAAAACGAATCCTCGCTCGACCCCACTCGAAGTATCACCAAATCATGGCTGGAAGCTTCCGGGCACGTGTTAAATAGTTTCGTCGAGGTAAATCGAGCTTCACTCGCTGCCTTTGGCTTCTCGACCGGAGAAAACAGTGTTGATGACGAACCAGAATATAGCGAACAACCCACCTGGTCTTTTGAGCGCTCCGTCGAAGAGCCGGACAACATCTCCCTTGGAGATACCGTCGAGTTTACCAAGACCCTCACTGACATGGATATCGGTGCTTTTGCACAAGCTAGTGGGGACACGAACCCGCTCCACTTGGACGATGAATTTGCCATGCAGACCCGATTTGGTGGACGAATCGCCCATGGAACGCTTGTTTCAGGATTGATCAGCGCGGCATTGGCACGTCTACCGGGTCTAACGATTTATCTCTCTCAAGACCTCGAATTCCTCAGGCCAGTCGAACCCGGTGAAACATTAACGGCAGTGGTCGAGGTGATTGATATTCTCGACGACAACCGATATTCACTTTCGACGTTCGTCTACAACGAAGACGACCTGGAGATTATCAAAGGGAAATCGACGGTTCTCATCGATGAGCTTCCAGACTCAGAACAGGAATCAAAGTGA